GGTTCAGGTCGGGCTTGGGCTGTTCTTTCTTCGTTCACATCGCGCTCCAAAGATAACAAGAAAATGGGCAGAATAATACATATTTGTCATTAGCGGCTACGGTTGGGCGATGTATCTCGCATACTTCGATGAATCCGGCGACTCCGGCTACAGGAGCACCATATCCAAAGCATTCGTGCTCGGGTGCGTCCTCGTCCGGTCCGACCAGTGGCTTCCCGCGCTGGATGCCCTCAAGGCATTCAGAACGGCCCTGCGTATTGAGCATGGGATTCCGATGGATTTCGAGCTGAAGGGTCACCATCTCGGGCGAGGAAAAGCGCTCAAGCGGTTCGGATTAACTGAGGCGGAGCGGCGGCGCATCTACCACGGCGCGCTCCAGGTCCTTAACGACACCGGGTATTTCAGAGTATTTGGTGTGGTTATTCGGAAGGACCTGATCAAGGCGAGAGGCCGCATTGATCCACGCATTGAGGGCTGGGTGCGCGCGATTGAGCGGGTTCAGAGTTTTGCCGTCGAAAACGAATCCTTCGCCACGCTCATGCCAGACGTTGGCCACGCGGAGCTTATCAAGCGGTTGGTGCGCCGGATGCGGCGACACAACGACGTTCAGGGGAAATTCGGAACTGGCGCTGTCGTTGACCACAAGCTCCTTAACATTGTCGAGGACGTATCTGATCGAATATCGCATGAGTCCTATTTTGTGCAGGCCGCCGATTGGGTCGCATATGCGGCTCACCGGGCCTACTACCCGTTGCGCCGATGCTGCGACAACAAGGTGTGGTTTCAGCTAGGGGATTGCCGCGTGCTCGACGTGAGCCGCCTGAATGACCGTGGCGACGAGTTAAACGGCATGGTGGATTGGCCAAAGCCATAAAGCAGTAACCCCCGGACGCGCCGGGGGTTATTCAAATCCTACACCGGGCACAGGCCACGGTTCAGAGTTTTCAATATCAAAGTATCAATGCGCCGGGTGATTGTCAACCAGCGCTGTCGCGGTTTCGCTTAACCAACTGTTTTATAGGTCAGGCGCTTGCCTTCGATGCCGCTAAGCGCGTTGACCGTTCGCTCCAAATCGCTGACCTTACGATTGTTATACCGGAAGTCGAATTCCCCGCAGTAGCGCTTGAGGTGCTGCTCTCCGATGTGGTGATAGGTGCCGTGAAGGCCCCGCTTCATCACCGCAAAGAAGCTCTCAATGGTGTTGGTGTAGACCGGCCCACGAGCATATTCCCCGGTGCTGTGCTTGACCACGCTGTGCTGGTCGAAGTCCTCGCTGAGCCGCGTATACTGGCCAGCGTCATCGGTCATCACATGGGTAGCCTGCTCTACCTGCTCACGCAGGATCGGGCGCAGCGTCTTGGCATTGACCCGCTCCACATGGAAGCTGCGCACGTTGCCGTCACGCTCCACGAGGCTAAACACCTTCATCTTGTGCTGGTAGCCGCGTCCGGGCTGGCCCGGCTTCTTGTTGTTGCCCCAGAAGGTTTCGTCGGCTTCCACGACCTTGCCAGCACCGCCCAGCTTCACAAACTCGCTGTCGGCCATGGCCTCGCGCAGGCGGTGGGCCATGAACCACGCAGTCTTGTAGGTGACGCCCAGATAGCGGTGGAGCTGGTGGGCGCTAAAGCCCTTCTTGCTGGCGCACATGAGGTAGGCGGCCTGTAGCCACACGGTCAGGGGAATCTTGCTGTCCTCAAAGATCGTGCCGGTCTTGATCGTGAACTGGCGACGGCACTCGCCGCACTTCAGCACCTTGCGGGTGCTCTTTGCCCGCTTCACATTCAGCCGGTAGACCTTCACGTTTTCCACCCCGCACTTGGGGCAGGTCACGCCGTGGGGCCAGCGAATCTTTTCCAGATATTCGTGGGCCGCGTCTTCATCCTGAAACTGGGGCTGATTGAGAACCGGGAGCGCCATAACCTCTTACCTCACATCCCCAAATATACGGGGTATATGTGGGTGTGTCAAGTATATAAGTCCGCTTTTTTTGGCCACAATAAATCTCACCCGCCCCTGCTCCCCCACCGGGGGAGCTGCCAGGCGCAGTCGGGCTGAGGGGGTCAACAAGGCGGCGACCAGGACTGGATTGTGCAGGTACCGCCCCCCCCTCAGTCACCTTCGGTGACAGCTCCCCCGATGGGGGAGCAGGGAATGAAGTAGTTCTCTCCCCCACAAAAAAAGGCACGCCCCCCGAAATCGGGAGGCGTGCCGCGGATTCCTCGATCAGCCCGCCGGTTCGGCGAACTTGAAATTGCTTAGAAGGAGACGCCCACAGCGGCGGTCAGCCGGTGGTGGCTTGCCTCGGTCGCGCCGAGCGCCTGAATGTAGGTGTATTGCGGCGCGATGTAGAGGTTGAGCAGCGGGTAGATCTTCGCGCCCACGCCCACCTGGAACAGGCCGCCGCTCTGGTCGGACTGCACGTTGCCCACATCGGACGTCAGGTAGTCGAAACCACCACCCACGTAGAGGTAGGGCACCAGCGCGTCGGAGACTTCACCCAGCGCGTGGAGAGAGACGATGTCCATCTCCAGGTTGGCCGTGAAGAAATACTCGTGCGCGCTGCCGTTGAAGTTCTCGATGCGGGTGAAGCCCACCTCGGGACGGAAGCCAAACTGCACCGCACGGTCGGTCTGCTCGGTGGCGAAGAACCACGTTCCGGCCACACCCAGCGACAGATTCGACTTGCCGGCGAGCCGGTCCAGGCCCACGAATGCTTCACCCGATAGACGCTTGCGAAGCGACGCACCCTCGGCCTGCGCATGCGCGGGCGCTACTCCGGCGATCACGATCGCCGCCACCAAACTCACTAGGACCCAGAAGCGATTCATCTTCTTCCCCCTAAAATTCTGACCCATTCTCAAAACCGGTCGGCCCTTTGGGCCTCGCGGCAGTCAATCTCTTCCTCTGCCCGGGAGTTCAGAACACCCCGGAGCCTTCCTCGTTTCAGGAGGCCCCGGGGCAGTTCCTTAGTTCTCGGGGTAGTGGACACCCGCGTCCACGCCGCTCGCGCGGGTATCGACCTTCATCGTCGGCGCACTGCCCTCGGTCGTCAGGCTCTCCCACTCGGAGGTAGCAGCCCCCGTTGCATCGTAGGCCGCATCCGCCTGGGCGTTCGTGCCACTGTCCACGCAGGCACTCGTCTGATCGAGGTAGAGTTCAGCCACGCCGTCGGCATCGGCGAAGTTGTCGCCATTGCTGATGTCGTCGAGGTGACCCAGGCTCAGCACGTCCGCAATCACGAATGGATTGGGACCAGCAACCAGCGTCGTGTCGGTGTCCGCCGCCGCGGTCTCGCCGCAGTTGTCGGCGTCGCCGGTCAGCGTGCCGACACCGCCGAGCTCTGCGTCCGTCGAGTTACCGTTGTCATTGTCATAGAACACCGAGTTACGAACAGTGACCGTCGGCGTTCCTGCCACACCCGCGACTGCGAATACGTTGTTATTGCTCGCATCGTTGTTATGGAACGAGCTGTTGACGATCTCCAGAGTCGGATCCGTTCCGGTATCGGACACGGCGATTGCTGCGCCGTGGTCGGCCGAACTGTTCGAGCTGAACGCCGAGTTGATCACGCGGAGCGTCGTTCCCTGATTGCTGGTGAACTGAATACCGGCAGCCGTAGCACCAGCAACATTGTTGGCAAAGGTGGAGTGACGGACCACGTAGGTCCCCGGCTCGAACTCTGCGCTGATGTTGAGGGCGCCAGCCGTATTGGCTGCAGTGTTTCCGTCAAACACCGTGCGATCGACCAA
The DNA window shown above is from Chrysiogenia bacterium and carries:
- a CDS encoding DUF3800 domain-containing protein, with protein sequence MYLAYFDESGDSGYRSTISKAFVLGCVLVRSDQWLPALDALKAFRTALRIEHGIPMDFELKGHHLGRGKALKRFGLTEAERRRIYHGALQVLNDTGYFRVFGVVIRKDLIKARGRIDPRIEGWVRAIERVQSFAVENESFATLMPDVGHAELIKRLVRRMRRHNDVQGKFGTGAVVDHKLLNIVEDVSDRISHESYFVQAADWVAYAAHRAYYPLRRCCDNKVWFQLGDCRVLDVSRLNDRGDELNGMVDWPKP
- a CDS encoding outer membrane beta-barrel protein; the encoded protein is MNRFWVLVSLVAAIVIAGVAPAHAQAEGASLRKRLSGEAFVGLDRLAGKSNLSLGVAGTWFFATEQTDRAVQFGFRPEVGFTRIENFNGSAHEYFFTANLEMDIVSLHALGEVSDALVPYLYVGGGFDYLTSDVGNVQSDQSGGLFQVGVGAKIYPLLNLYIAPQYTYIQALGATEASHHRLTAAVGVSF
- a CDS encoding IS1595 family transposase encodes the protein MALPVLNQPQFQDEDAAHEYLEKIRWPHGVTCPKCGVENVKVYRLNVKRAKSTRKVLKCGECRRQFTIKTGTIFEDSKIPLTVWLQAAYLMCASKKGFSAHQLHRYLGVTYKTAWFMAHRLREAMADSEFVKLGGAGKVVEADETFWGNNKKPGQPGRGYQHKMKVFSLVERDGNVRSFHVERVNAKTLRPILREQVEQATHVMTDDAGQYTRLSEDFDQHSVVKHSTGEYARGPVYTNTIESFFAVMKRGLHGTYHHIGEQHLKRYCGEFDFRYNNRKVSDLERTVNALSGIEGKRLTYKTVG